A single genomic interval of Brassica napus cultivar Da-Ae unplaced genomic scaffold, Da-Ae ScsIHWf_1110;HRSCAF=1577, whole genome shotgun sequence harbors:
- the LOC125595993 gene encoding uncharacterized protein LOC125595993 — protein MAMDGSDFFQDDCDSIAAAMKDQEERIQLKRRWLLGLDTPKPEFLESEDHTPEKTEFLESECLPESLLREDDLFYETAKSRVEEAFGFRKSQEAQRKESMLCSKDVVRRLSMYLDSLTNEGLSLVVKIITGGSTSFDKTRPKMKQIIRESIRTDLRERDVVEQLHQALGDSENFRNDSAKPMFPSHRDAALKVLDELDKLSTQTLLAMKRKLEGSVTTIPRLKPSKTGEKKMDLIDQVKQASEKMLSELSSGDKLQEPLAKAMSLVDLSLKLSPGYNKTKAPTDFFHFSPETKKLQKEIVKAVWSLRTARIDAAFERVGLILDPEAQISKNSLRSAVERMLIEYLFECCDMDVIPKSLTNALSLVNKSTRTVDHRVFPGEAVEEETECILNVSAQVKQIVWQCIPDYELDQDFGDAYMEELEDSDDDYSQDDPDQDEVGAECSVLNSTVSSDQTNQHHISSSLVIRDLTESITRDHPMSIFATPTSSDFKPVRDNQISPRSLYSVENIKSDDHGAQNPIRRKNKYLAVQEICDDASLVAYNLIGRLLEKFADQKGLDLKVDQRSYLRGGESRLQEDVEVSEEKQALQFQGKLDESITLSAVQEIIPSLDKSVLLKLKELLE, from the exons ATGGCGATGGATGGCTCAGATTTCTTTCAGGATGATTGCGATTCGATAGCTGCAGCGATGAAAGACCAAGAGGAGCGGATTCAACTCAAGAGAAG gtGGCTGTTGGGTCTTGATACGCCTAAACCTGAGTTTCTCGAATCTGAGGATCACACTCCAGAAAAGACTGAGTTTCTCGAATCCGA ATGCCTCCCTGAATCTTTGCTCAGGGAAGATGAT TTATTCTACGAGACAGCAAAGTCGCGTGTAGAAGAAGCATTTGGGTTTCGCAAGAGCCAAGAGGCTCAACGAAAGGAGTCCATGTTGTGCTCTAAAGACGTTGTTAGAAGGCTTAGCATGTATCTTGATTCTTTAACGAATGAAGGTCTCTCTCTCGTTGTAAAGATCATCACTGGAGGCTCTACTTCGTTTGACAAGACTCGGCCCAAAATGAAACAGATTATCAGAGAATCTATCCGCAcagatttgagagagagagacgttGTTGAGCAGTTGCatcaagctcttggtgattctGAAAACTTCCGGAATGATTCAGCAAAACCCATGTTCCCGTCTCATCGTGATGCTGCGTTGAAGGTACTTGATGAGCTAGATAAGTTGTCGACCCAGACTCTACTTGCAATGAAAAGGAAACTTGAAGGTTCAGTTACGACGATACCTCGGTTGAAACCAAGTAAAACGGGTGAAAAGAAGATGGATCTGATAGACCAAGTGAAGCAAGCTAGCGAGAAGATGCTCTCAGAACTTTCTTCAGGGGATAAACTGCAGGAGCCATTGGCTAAGGCAATGTCATTAGTAGATTTATCACTTAAGTTAAGTCCTGGCTACAACAAAACTAAAGCTCCCACAGATTTTTTCCATTTCTCACCAGAAACAAAGAAGCTGCAGAAGGAGATAGTGAAGGCAGTTTGGTCACTCCGTACGGCCAGGATTGATGCTGCGTTTGAAAGAGTGGGTCTTATCTTGGACCCAGAAGCCCAAATATCGAAAAACAGCTTAAGATCAGCGGTCGAGAGAATGCTGATTGAATATCTGTTTGAGTGCTGTGATATGGATGTCATCCCAAAGTCTTTGACAAACGCTCTTTCATTGGTCAACAAGAGTACGCGGACTGTAGACCATAGAGTATTTCCAGGGGAAGCAGTTGAGGAAGAGACCGAGTGTATATTAAATGTGAGTGCTCAAGTGAAGCAAATAGTTTGGCAATGTATACCAGATTATGAGCTTGATCAGGACTTTGGCGATGCTTATATGGAGGAGCTAGAAGACAGTGATGATGATTACAGTCAAGACGATCCGGATCAAGACGAAGTTGGTGCAGAATGCTCAGTTTTGAATTCGACTGTTTCTTCAGACCAAACAAACCAGCATCATATCAGCTCTTCTCTCGTTATAAGGGACCTGACAGAGAGTATTACAAGAGATCATCCTATGTCTATCTTTGCCACTCCCACGTCCAGTGATTTTAAACCTGTCAGAGATAACCAGATTAGCCCTCGTTCATTGTATTCTGTTGAAAACATAAAGAGTGATGATCATGGTGCGCAGAATCCAATCAGAAGAAAGAACAAGTACCTCGCAGTTCAAGAAATTTGTGACGACGCAAGCTTGGTTGCGTATAACCTAATAGGACGTTTACTAGAGAAATTTGCAGACCAGAAAGGCCTAGACTTAAAAGTGGATCAACGTTCATATCTTAGAGGAGGAGAATCCAGGCTTCAAGAAGATGTAGAAG TGAGTGAAGAAAAGCAAGCTTTACAGTTTCAAGGGAAGTTAGATGAGTCCATCACACTTTCTGCTGTCCAAGAGATAATACCCTCCCTTGATAAGAG TGTCTTATTGAAATTGAAAGAGTTGTTGGAGTAG